The following proteins are encoded in a genomic region of Phycodurus eques isolate BA_2022a chromosome 11, UOR_Pequ_1.1, whole genome shotgun sequence:
- the LOC133409418 gene encoding large ribosomal subunit protein uL14m-like isoform X1, with product MAMHLFARYVTGLLADTSCVIPQRTFGVSAATPAIQKMTRVRVVDNSSLGNTPYHRPPRVIHVYTKNGVGKVGDKVLLAIKGQKAALIVGHKMPGQPMNPRFDSNNVVLIEENGNPTGTRIKVPIPTHLRKRMEGDYSKVLAIASSFV from the exons ATGGCGATGCACCTGTTTGCAAGATATGTCACCGGGCTCCTCGCTGATACATCGTGCGTAATTCCTCAGAGGACATTCGG TGTGTCTGCTGCCACACCAGCCATTCAGAAAATGACCAGAGTACGAGTGGTGGATAACAGCTCTCTTGGAAATACACCTTACCACCGGCCTCCAAGAGTGATCCATGTGTACACCAAGAACGGCGTTGGAAAAGTTGGTGACAAAGTGTTACTGGCCATAAAAGGACAGAAGGCTGCGCTAATTGTTGGTCACAAAATGCCCGGACAGCCCATGAATCCACGCTTTGATTCAAATAATGTCGTTCTGATCGAGGAAAATGGGAACCCAACAGGAACAAGGATTAAGGTTCCTATACCCACACATTTACGTAAAAGAATGGAAGGGGACTACTCAAAGGTGCTAGCAATTGCTAGTTCTTTTGTATGA
- the LOC133409418 gene encoding large ribosomal subunit protein uL14m-like isoform X3 — MTRVRVVDNSSLGNTPYHRPPRVIHVYTKNGVGKVGDKVLLAIKGQKAALIVGHKMPGQPMNPRFDSNNVVLIEENGNPTGTRIKVPIPTHLRKRMEGDYSKVLAIASSFV; from the coding sequence ATGACCAGAGTACGAGTGGTGGATAACAGCTCTCTTGGAAATACACCTTACCACCGGCCTCCAAGAGTGATCCATGTGTACACCAAGAACGGCGTTGGAAAAGTTGGTGACAAAGTGTTACTGGCCATAAAAGGACAGAAGGCTGCGCTAATTGTTGGTCACAAAATGCCCGGACAGCCCATGAATCCACGCTTTGATTCAAATAATGTCGTTCTGATCGAGGAAAATGGGAACCCAACAGGAACAAGGATTAAGGTTCCTATACCCACACATTTACGTAAAAGAATGGAAGGGGACTACTCAAAGGTGCTAGCAATTGCTAGTTCTTTTGTATGA
- the LOC133409416 gene encoding calpain-1 catalytic subunit-like isoform X1 yields the protein MYPVGGISATINANRLRAEGMGSNKHAIHFSNQDYEALKQQCIESGCLFEDPCFPAEPPSLGFKELAPYSAKTRDVEWMRPTELVNQPQFIVGGATRTDICQGALGDCWLLAAIASLTLNEKLLHRVVPLGQSFDDSYAGIFHFQFWQFGEWVDVVIDDRLPVKDGELMFVHSAEGNEFWSALLEKAYAKLNGTYEALSGGSTTEGFEDFTGGVSESYELGKAPRDLYKIIRKALERGSLLGCSIDITSAFDMEAVTFKKLVKGHAYSVTGLKEVDYRGRLERLIRIRNPWGQVEWTGAWSDNSSEWEHVDPSERDEVHLQMEDGEFWMAFSEFLKQFSQLEICNLTADALKEDTVSHWNTIKFHGTWRRGSTAGGCRNNPNTFWINPQYKITLLEEDDDDPDDDEVACSFLVALMQKDRRRYRRHGQDMHTIGFALYEIPEEFKGCQNVHLKKNFFLSNQSCARSETFINLREVSTRLRLPPGEYLIVPSTFEPGKEADFVLRVFTEKQSETEELDDEISADLGEEVWKTYFHLSYIGGNSNVSTYVLIINLIYDSLSHQDEITEDDIDDSFKSMFAQLAGEDMEISIRELKTILNRVVSRHKDLKTDGFSMESCRTMVNLMDKDGSARLGVVEFQLLWNKIQKWLLVFRQFDLDKSGAMSSYEMRLAVEAAGFKLNNRLNEILVARYAENEMIDFDNFICCLVKLEAMFRSFLQFDKEASGVAELTLIEWLYLTMCG from the exons ATGTATCCTGTTGGAGGGATATCTGCAACCATAAACGCCAACAGGCTGCGAGCAGAAGGCATGGGCTCCAACAAGCATGCGATCCACTTCTCCAACCAGGACTATGAGGCACTGAAGCAACAGTGCATTGAGTCGGGCTGCCTTTTTGAAGACCCCTGTTTCCCCGCAGAGCCCCCATCGCTTGGCTTCAAGGAGCTCGCTCCCTATTCTGCAAAAACCAGAGATGTAGAGTGGATGAGACCTACG GAACTAGTGAATCAGCCTCAATTCATTGTAGGTGGTGCCACCAGAACGGACATCTGTCAAGGAGCATTGG GGGACTGCTGGCTCTTGGCTGCCATTGCTTCTCTCACCCTGAACGAGAAGCTGCTTCATCGGGTTGTCCCACTTGGCCAGTCATTTGATGACAGCTACGCTGGAATTTTCCACTTTCAG TTCTGGCAATTTGGCGAATGGGTAGACGTCGTCATAGATGACCGACTTCCTGTAAAAGATGGCGAGCTGATGTTTGTGCATTCTGCTGAGGGCAATGAATTCTGGAGTGCACTGCTGGAGAAGGCTTATGCTAA GCTGAATGGCACCTATGAGGCTCTGTCTGGAGGAAGCACCACTGAAGGTTTTGAGGACTTTACAGGTGGCGTATCGGAGTCTTACGAACTCGGCAAAGCTCCCAGAGATCTGTACAAAATCATCCGTAAAGCTCTGGAGAGAGGCTCCCTGCTGGGCTGCTCCATTGAT ATCACAAGTGCCTTTGACATGGAGGCTGTAACATTCAAGAAACTGGTGAAGGGCCACGCCTATTCAGTCACTGGACTGAAGGAG GTGGATTACCGTGGCAGACTGGAGCGTTTAATCCGAATTCGTAATCCTTGGGGCCAGGTGGAGTGGACCGGTGCCTGGAGTGACAA TTCTTCTGAATGGGAGCATGTTGATCCATCTGAACGAGATGAAGTCCATTTGCAGATGGAAGACGGAGAGTTCTG GATGGCTTTCAGTGAGTTCCTGAAGCAGTTTTCCCAACTTGAAATCTGCAACCTGACTGCCGACGCACTGAAGGAGGACACTGTCAGCCACTGGAACACCATCAAGTTTCATGGTACATGGAGGAGAGGCAGCACCGCTGGAGGCTGCAGGAATAATCCCA ACACATTCTGGATCAACCCTCAGTATAAGATCACATTGctggaggaggatgatgatgatcctGACGACGACGAGGTCGCCTGTAGTTTCTTGGTAGCGCTGATGCAGAAGGACCGCCGCAGATATCGCCGACACGGTCAGGATATGCACACCATTGGCTTCGCTCTTTATGAG ATTCCAGAGGAG TTTAAAGGCTGCCAGAATGTCCACTTGAAGAAGAATTTCTTTCTGAGCAATCAGTCTTGCGCTCGCTCTGAGACTTTCATTAACCTGCGGGAGGTGAGCACACGGCTCCGTCTACCTCCTGGAGAGTACCTCATCGTCCCCTCCACATTTGAGCCCGGTAAAGAGGCTGACTTTGTCCTCCGAGTCTTCACTGAGAAGCAATCAGAAACAga AGAACTGGACGATGAAATCTCTGCTGATTTAGGAGAAGAGGTATGGAAAACTTACTTCCACTTGAGTTATATTGGTGGCAATTCAAACGTATCAACTTATGTACTGATAATCAACCTGATATATGATTCACTTTCCCACCAGGATGAAATAACTGAAGATGACATTGATGATTCCTTCAAGTCCATGTTTGCTCAACTAGCTGGCGAG GACATGGAAATTTCCATTCGGGAGCTGAAGACCATTCTGAACAGAGTCGTCTCGCGCC ATAAAGATCTGAAGACGGACGGCTTCAGTATGGAATCCTGTAGAACCATGGTCAACCTTATGGAT AAGGATGGAAGTGCGCGTTTGGGAGTGGTGGAGTTCCAGCTTCTTTGGAACAAGATCCAAAAGTGGCTG CTCGTTTTTAGACAGTTTGATCTTGACAAGTCAGGTGCCATGAGTTCCTATGAGATGCGTCTTGCTGTGGAGGCAGCAG GTTTTAAACTAAACAACAGACTAAACGAGATTCTGGTGGCCCGGTATGCAGAGAATGAGATGATTGATTTTGATAACTTTATCTGTTGCTTGGTTAAGCTTGAGGCCATGTTCA GGTCTTTCCTGCAGTTTGACAAAGAGGCATCAGGAGTGGCTGAATTGACTCTCATAGAA TGGCTGTACCTGACCATGTGTGGTTGA
- the LOC133409416 gene encoding calpain-1 catalytic subunit-like isoform X2, with translation MYPVGGISATINANRLRAEGMGSNKHAIHFSNQDYEALKQQCIESGCLFEDPCFPAEPPSLGFKELAPYSAKTRDVEWMRPTELVNQPQFIVGGATRTDICQGALGDCWLLAAIASLTLNEKLLHRVVPLGQSFDDSYAGIFHFQFWQFGEWVDVVIDDRLPVKDGELMFVHSAEGNEFWSALLEKAYAKLNGTYEALSGGSTTEGFEDFTGGVSESYELGKAPRDLYKIIRKALERGSLLGCSIDITSAFDMEAVTFKKLVKGHAYSVTGLKEVDYRGRLERLIRIRNPWGQVEWTGAWSDNSSEWEHVDPSERDEVHLQMEDGEFWMAFSEFLKQFSQLEICNLTADALKEDTVSHWNTIKFHGTWRRGSTAGGCRNNPNTFWINPQYKITLLEEDDDDPDDDEVACSFLVALMQKDRRRYRRHGQDMHTIGFALYEIPEEFKGCQNVHLKKNFFLSNQSCARSETFINLREVSTRLRLPPGEYLIVPSTFEPGKEADFVLRVFTEKQSETEELDDEISADLGEEDEITEDDIDDSFKSMFAQLAGEDMEISIRELKTILNRVVSRHKDLKTDGFSMESCRTMVNLMDKDGSARLGVVEFQLLWNKIQKWLLVFRQFDLDKSGAMSSYEMRLAVEAAGFKLNNRLNEILVARYAENEMIDFDNFICCLVKLEAMFRSFLQFDKEASGVAELTLIEWLYLTMCG, from the exons ATGTATCCTGTTGGAGGGATATCTGCAACCATAAACGCCAACAGGCTGCGAGCAGAAGGCATGGGCTCCAACAAGCATGCGATCCACTTCTCCAACCAGGACTATGAGGCACTGAAGCAACAGTGCATTGAGTCGGGCTGCCTTTTTGAAGACCCCTGTTTCCCCGCAGAGCCCCCATCGCTTGGCTTCAAGGAGCTCGCTCCCTATTCTGCAAAAACCAGAGATGTAGAGTGGATGAGACCTACG GAACTAGTGAATCAGCCTCAATTCATTGTAGGTGGTGCCACCAGAACGGACATCTGTCAAGGAGCATTGG GGGACTGCTGGCTCTTGGCTGCCATTGCTTCTCTCACCCTGAACGAGAAGCTGCTTCATCGGGTTGTCCCACTTGGCCAGTCATTTGATGACAGCTACGCTGGAATTTTCCACTTTCAG TTCTGGCAATTTGGCGAATGGGTAGACGTCGTCATAGATGACCGACTTCCTGTAAAAGATGGCGAGCTGATGTTTGTGCATTCTGCTGAGGGCAATGAATTCTGGAGTGCACTGCTGGAGAAGGCTTATGCTAA GCTGAATGGCACCTATGAGGCTCTGTCTGGAGGAAGCACCACTGAAGGTTTTGAGGACTTTACAGGTGGCGTATCGGAGTCTTACGAACTCGGCAAAGCTCCCAGAGATCTGTACAAAATCATCCGTAAAGCTCTGGAGAGAGGCTCCCTGCTGGGCTGCTCCATTGAT ATCACAAGTGCCTTTGACATGGAGGCTGTAACATTCAAGAAACTGGTGAAGGGCCACGCCTATTCAGTCACTGGACTGAAGGAG GTGGATTACCGTGGCAGACTGGAGCGTTTAATCCGAATTCGTAATCCTTGGGGCCAGGTGGAGTGGACCGGTGCCTGGAGTGACAA TTCTTCTGAATGGGAGCATGTTGATCCATCTGAACGAGATGAAGTCCATTTGCAGATGGAAGACGGAGAGTTCTG GATGGCTTTCAGTGAGTTCCTGAAGCAGTTTTCCCAACTTGAAATCTGCAACCTGACTGCCGACGCACTGAAGGAGGACACTGTCAGCCACTGGAACACCATCAAGTTTCATGGTACATGGAGGAGAGGCAGCACCGCTGGAGGCTGCAGGAATAATCCCA ACACATTCTGGATCAACCCTCAGTATAAGATCACATTGctggaggaggatgatgatgatcctGACGACGACGAGGTCGCCTGTAGTTTCTTGGTAGCGCTGATGCAGAAGGACCGCCGCAGATATCGCCGACACGGTCAGGATATGCACACCATTGGCTTCGCTCTTTATGAG ATTCCAGAGGAG TTTAAAGGCTGCCAGAATGTCCACTTGAAGAAGAATTTCTTTCTGAGCAATCAGTCTTGCGCTCGCTCTGAGACTTTCATTAACCTGCGGGAGGTGAGCACACGGCTCCGTCTACCTCCTGGAGAGTACCTCATCGTCCCCTCCACATTTGAGCCCGGTAAAGAGGCTGACTTTGTCCTCCGAGTCTTCACTGAGAAGCAATCAGAAACAga AGAACTGGACGATGAAATCTCTGCTGATTTAGGAGAAGAG GATGAAATAACTGAAGATGACATTGATGATTCCTTCAAGTCCATGTTTGCTCAACTAGCTGGCGAG GACATGGAAATTTCCATTCGGGAGCTGAAGACCATTCTGAACAGAGTCGTCTCGCGCC ATAAAGATCTGAAGACGGACGGCTTCAGTATGGAATCCTGTAGAACCATGGTCAACCTTATGGAT AAGGATGGAAGTGCGCGTTTGGGAGTGGTGGAGTTCCAGCTTCTTTGGAACAAGATCCAAAAGTGGCTG CTCGTTTTTAGACAGTTTGATCTTGACAAGTCAGGTGCCATGAGTTCCTATGAGATGCGTCTTGCTGTGGAGGCAGCAG GTTTTAAACTAAACAACAGACTAAACGAGATTCTGGTGGCCCGGTATGCAGAGAATGAGATGATTGATTTTGATAACTTTATCTGTTGCTTGGTTAAGCTTGAGGCCATGTTCA GGTCTTTCCTGCAGTTTGACAAAGAGGCATCAGGAGTGGCTGAATTGACTCTCATAGAA TGGCTGTACCTGACCATGTGTGGTTGA
- the LOC133410221 gene encoding calpain-1 catalytic subunit-like isoform X1 yields the protein MTSTAGRLAHQQQRKRGVGTKQFAVKFHQQDYETLHQQCVERGRLFEDDRFPAECKSLGYNELGPYSSKTRGVVWKRPMELCSNPMFINDGATRTDICQGSLGDCWLLAAIASLTLDQRILARVVPPGQSFTEGYAGIFHFQFWQFGDWVDVVVDDRLPTRDGKLLFVQSAEGSEFWSALLEKAYAKACGCYEALSGGNTIEGFEDFTGGIAEIYTLDKPPSQLFQIIRRALKLGSLLGCSIDITNAYEKEATTNLQLVKGHAYSVTGAEEVHFRGTLVPLVRIRNPWGKVEWAGPWSDGSSEWKYVNRQDKSKLNHVAEDGEFWMSYLDFIRQFSMLEICNLTPDTLRSDNIGHWNHYQFEGMWRVGSTAGGCRNNPATFSSNPQFVVRLEDVDDDSLDGEDVCTFLVGLMQKDGRRQRSLYRDLQTIGFSIYEVPDEYKGRRNAHLGPDILLRQRAVAMSSTFINTREVCDRFRLPPGEYAIVPSTFYPHKNASFVLRVFAEKQASISQLEEDIGADIEEQEELSESDMDPHFKYLFKQIAGRDTEVSVYELVKILNNVVSHRTDIKTDGFSLATGHLIISLLDKDESSMLGLMEFHKLWSKIQKYLEIFRKHDQDNSGTMSSHEMRGAATEAGFHLNSAVLQAIVSRYADAHYAIDFDSFVGCLIKVELLFKMFKVLDRADSGKIELDMQQWLCLAIN from the exons ATGACTTCCACAGCAGGTCGCCTGGCCCATCAGCAGCAGAGGAAGCGTGGAGTTGGTACCAAGCAGTTTGCTGTGAAGTTCCACCAACAAGACTATGAGACTCTACATCAGCAGTGTGTGGAGAGAGGACGCCTCTTTGAGGACGACCGCTTTCCGGCTGAGTGCAAGTCACTAGGCTACAATGAACTGGGTCCATACTCATCTAAGACCAGAGGAGTAGTTTGGAAGAGACCAATG GAACTATGTTCTAACCCTATGTTCATTAATGATGGAGCCACAAGGACGGACATTTGCCAAGGATCTTTGG GTGACTGTTGGCTGCTGGCTGCTATCGCTTCGCTGACCCTAGATCAGCGGATTCTGGCACGCGTGGTGCCACCTGGACAGAGTTTCACTGAGGGATACGCAGGGATATTTCACTTCCAG ttCTGGCAGTTTGGCGACTGGGTTGATGTGGTGGTAGATGATCGTTTGCCCACCCGAGACGGGAAGCTGCTGTTTGTTCAATCAGCCGAGGGCTCAGAGTTTTGGAGTGCACTGCTGGAAAAGGCCTATGCCAA AGCATGTGGCTGCTACGAGGCCCTGTCAGGTGGAAACACAATCGAGGGCTTCGAGGATTTCACCGGGGGGATTGCCGAAATCTACACTTTGGACAAGCCTCCATCTCAGCTCTTCCAAATCATACGGCGGGCGCTGAAGCTAGGCTCTCTGCTGGGCTGCTCTATCGAt ATCACCAATGCCTATGAGAAAGAGGCTACTACAAATCTCCAACTTGTTAAAGGACATGCATATTCAGTGACTGGTGCAGAAGAG GTTCACTTTCGAGGCACACTGGTTCCACTGGTTCGCATCAGGAACCCATGGGGGAAGGTGGAGTGGGCCGGGCCTTGGAGTGATGG ATCCAGCGAATGGAAATATGTCAATAGACAAGATAAGTCCAAACTGAACCATGTCGCTGAGGATGGAGAGTTCTG GATGTCCTACTTGGACTTCATCAGACAGTTCAGCATGTTGGAGATCTGCAACTTGACGCCCGATACGCTCAGGAGCGACAACATTGGACACTGGAACCACTACCAGTTTGAGGGGATGTGGCGGGTCGGATCAACTGCAGGCGGCTGCCGCAATAACCCTG CGACCTTCTCATCCAACCCTCAGTTTGTGGTGCGTCTGGAAGATGTGGACGATGATTCTCTGGATGGGGAGGATGTATGCACCTTTCTAGTGGGACTGATGCAAAAGGATGGACGCAGGCAACGGAGTCTCTATCGAGATCTTCAGACAATTGGCTTTTCTATCTATGAA GTCCCAGACGAG TACAAAGGTCGTAGAAATGCTCACCTGGGGCCAGATATCCTGCTGCGTCAGAGAGCTGTGGCCATGAGCAGTACCTTCATCAATACCAGAGAAGTTTGCGATCGCTTTAGACTTCCTCCAGGGGAATATGCCATCGTTCCTTCAACCTTCTATCCTCACAAAAATGCCAGCTTTGTTCTCAGAGTGTTCGCTGAGAAACAAGCTTCCATCAG TCAATTGGAAGAGGACATTGGTGCTGACATAGAGGAG CAGGAGGAGTTATCAGAAAGTGATATGGATCCTCATTTCAAGTATCTCTTCAAGCAGATTGCCGGCAGA GACACAGAGGTTTCAGTCTATGAATTGGTAAAAATTCTGAACAATGTGGTTTCACACA GGACTGATATCAAGACAGATGGCTTCAGCCTTGCGACAGGCCATCTTATTATCAGTCTACTGGAT AAGGATGAAAGCTCCATGTTGGGACTGATGGAATTCCACAAACTATGGAGCAAAATTCAGAAATACTTG GAGATCTTTAGAAAACATGACCAAGACAACTCTGGCACCATGAGCTCCCACGAGATGAGAGGTGCTGCCACTGAAGCAG GTTTTCACCTCAACAGTGCTGTGCTGCAGGCCATTGTCAGTCGCTACGCCGATGCTCACTATGCAATCGACTTTGACAGCTTTGTAGGTTGTCTCATTAAAGTGGAACTGCTCTTCA AAATGTTTAAGGTTCTGGACCGAGCAGATTCTGGGAAAATTGAGCTGGATATGCAGCAG TGGCTGTGCCTGGCAATCAACTAG
- the LOC133410221 gene encoding calpain-2 catalytic subunit-like isoform X2 codes for MTSTAGRLAHQQQRKRGVGTKQFAVKFHQQDYETLHQQCVERGRLFEDDRFPAECKSLGYNELGPYSSKTRGVVWKRPMELCSNPMFINDGATRTDICQGSLGDCWLLAAIASLTLDQRILARVVPPGQSFTEGYAGIFHFQFWQFGDWVDVVVDDRLPTRDGKLLFVQSAEGSEFWSALLEKAYAKACGCYEALSGGNTIEGFEDFTGGIAEIYTLDKPPSQLFQIIRRALKLGSLLGCSIDITNAYEKEATTNLQLVKGHAYSVTGAEEVHFRGTLVPLVRIRNPWGKVEWAGPWSDGSSEWKYVNRQDKSKLNHVAEDGEFWMSYLDFIRQFSMLEICNLTPDTLRSDNIGHWNHYQFEGMWRVGSTAGGCRNNPATFSSNPQFVVRLEDVDDDSLDGEDVCTFLVGLMQKDGRRQRSLYRDLQTIGFSIYEVPDEYKGRRNAHLGPDILLRQRAVAMSSTFINTREVCDRFRLPPGEYAIVPSTFYPHKNASFVLRVFAEKQASISQLEEDIGADIEEEELSESDMDPHFKYLFKQIAGRDTEVSVYELVKILNNVVSHRTDIKTDGFSLATGHLIISLLDKDESSMLGLMEFHKLWSKIQKYLEIFRKHDQDNSGTMSSHEMRGAATEAGFHLNSAVLQAIVSRYADAHYAIDFDSFVGCLIKVELLFKMFKVLDRADSGKIELDMQQWLCLAIN; via the exons ATGACTTCCACAGCAGGTCGCCTGGCCCATCAGCAGCAGAGGAAGCGTGGAGTTGGTACCAAGCAGTTTGCTGTGAAGTTCCACCAACAAGACTATGAGACTCTACATCAGCAGTGTGTGGAGAGAGGACGCCTCTTTGAGGACGACCGCTTTCCGGCTGAGTGCAAGTCACTAGGCTACAATGAACTGGGTCCATACTCATCTAAGACCAGAGGAGTAGTTTGGAAGAGACCAATG GAACTATGTTCTAACCCTATGTTCATTAATGATGGAGCCACAAGGACGGACATTTGCCAAGGATCTTTGG GTGACTGTTGGCTGCTGGCTGCTATCGCTTCGCTGACCCTAGATCAGCGGATTCTGGCACGCGTGGTGCCACCTGGACAGAGTTTCACTGAGGGATACGCAGGGATATTTCACTTCCAG ttCTGGCAGTTTGGCGACTGGGTTGATGTGGTGGTAGATGATCGTTTGCCCACCCGAGACGGGAAGCTGCTGTTTGTTCAATCAGCCGAGGGCTCAGAGTTTTGGAGTGCACTGCTGGAAAAGGCCTATGCCAA AGCATGTGGCTGCTACGAGGCCCTGTCAGGTGGAAACACAATCGAGGGCTTCGAGGATTTCACCGGGGGGATTGCCGAAATCTACACTTTGGACAAGCCTCCATCTCAGCTCTTCCAAATCATACGGCGGGCGCTGAAGCTAGGCTCTCTGCTGGGCTGCTCTATCGAt ATCACCAATGCCTATGAGAAAGAGGCTACTACAAATCTCCAACTTGTTAAAGGACATGCATATTCAGTGACTGGTGCAGAAGAG GTTCACTTTCGAGGCACACTGGTTCCACTGGTTCGCATCAGGAACCCATGGGGGAAGGTGGAGTGGGCCGGGCCTTGGAGTGATGG ATCCAGCGAATGGAAATATGTCAATAGACAAGATAAGTCCAAACTGAACCATGTCGCTGAGGATGGAGAGTTCTG GATGTCCTACTTGGACTTCATCAGACAGTTCAGCATGTTGGAGATCTGCAACTTGACGCCCGATACGCTCAGGAGCGACAACATTGGACACTGGAACCACTACCAGTTTGAGGGGATGTGGCGGGTCGGATCAACTGCAGGCGGCTGCCGCAATAACCCTG CGACCTTCTCATCCAACCCTCAGTTTGTGGTGCGTCTGGAAGATGTGGACGATGATTCTCTGGATGGGGAGGATGTATGCACCTTTCTAGTGGGACTGATGCAAAAGGATGGACGCAGGCAACGGAGTCTCTATCGAGATCTTCAGACAATTGGCTTTTCTATCTATGAA GTCCCAGACGAG TACAAAGGTCGTAGAAATGCTCACCTGGGGCCAGATATCCTGCTGCGTCAGAGAGCTGTGGCCATGAGCAGTACCTTCATCAATACCAGAGAAGTTTGCGATCGCTTTAGACTTCCTCCAGGGGAATATGCCATCGTTCCTTCAACCTTCTATCCTCACAAAAATGCCAGCTTTGTTCTCAGAGTGTTCGCTGAGAAACAAGCTTCCATCAG TCAATTGGAAGAGGACATTGGTGCTGACATAGAGGAG GAGGAGTTATCAGAAAGTGATATGGATCCTCATTTCAAGTATCTCTTCAAGCAGATTGCCGGCAGA GACACAGAGGTTTCAGTCTATGAATTGGTAAAAATTCTGAACAATGTGGTTTCACACA GGACTGATATCAAGACAGATGGCTTCAGCCTTGCGACAGGCCATCTTATTATCAGTCTACTGGAT AAGGATGAAAGCTCCATGTTGGGACTGATGGAATTCCACAAACTATGGAGCAAAATTCAGAAATACTTG GAGATCTTTAGAAAACATGACCAAGACAACTCTGGCACCATGAGCTCCCACGAGATGAGAGGTGCTGCCACTGAAGCAG GTTTTCACCTCAACAGTGCTGTGCTGCAGGCCATTGTCAGTCGCTACGCCGATGCTCACTATGCAATCGACTTTGACAGCTTTGTAGGTTGTCTCATTAAAGTGGAACTGCTCTTCA AAATGTTTAAGGTTCTGGACCGAGCAGATTCTGGGAAAATTGAGCTGGATATGCAGCAG TGGCTGTGCCTGGCAATCAACTAG